Proteins co-encoded in one Candidatus Omnitrophota bacterium genomic window:
- the moaC gene encoding cyclic pyranopterin monophosphate synthase MoaC — protein MNKNSVFSHLDERGQAKMVDVGAKPPMRRTAEAEGWIRMAPETVEAIRAGSLPKGDVLCAARIAGIQAAKRTDELIPLCHSLPLDAAAVEFELERDAIRIVASARCVAKTGVEMEALTAASIAALTIYDMCKSADKTMRIDGIRLLKKEKSEID, from the coding sequence ATGAACAAGAATTCCGTTTTTTCTCATCTGGACGAGCGCGGACAAGCCAAGATGGTGGATGTCGGCGCCAAGCCGCCTATGCGGAGAACCGCCGAAGCGGAAGGCTGGATTCGCATGGCGCCGGAAACGGTCGAAGCCATCCGCGCCGGTTCGCTTCCCAAAGGCGATGTCCTCTGCGCCGCCCGGATTGCGGGCATTCAGGCAGCCAAGCGCACGGACGAGTTGATTCCCTTATGCCACTCTTTGCCGCTGGATGCAGCGGCGGTGGAGTTCGAACTGGAGCGGGACGCCATCCGCATTGTCGCATCCGCTCGCTGCGTTGCGAAAACCGGCGTGGAGATGGAAGCATTGACGGCGGCGTCCATAGCGGCGCTGACGATCTACGACATGTGCAAATCGGCCGATAAAACTATGCGGATCGACGGTATTCGGTTATTGAAAAAAGAAAAATCCGAAATCGATTAA